Part of the Brassica oleracea var. oleracea cultivar TO1000 chromosome C8, BOL, whole genome shotgun sequence genome is shown below.
ATCAAAAAAATTATCAAAACAGCAATAGTTTTTTAGTTATTATATATTTATCTAGCATGTTTTTTATATATATGTATATATGATATCTATGATGAATCATTTTTAGATTTTTTTTAGATTGTTTTTAAAAAAAATCTTACCAAGTAGTTTATAAAATTACAAGTCTTACTAATTTATTTTAGCAAAATTAATTGTTGCGGTTTATTTTTATTTTTTTGTTGAATTTTTAAATTGATTAACAACAAAAGAAAAATTACAGGCAACTTTAGTTTATTTGAAAGGCCTGGAGTAAAAATTTTCTTAGCGTTACATACAAATTTTAAATAAAAAGTGCTGGTATAGACAAGTATTATATATATACGGTACTAATATCATATGGGATGTACGAAAGTATAAAAAAATAATGAAGTAATACTAATCATCTTAGTAAATAAAGTAAGTGAATCTACTTGATTATTATATATTGATGGACACAAAACTCTACAAATTAAAAAGCATTATCATATAAAATGACTGAACAAAGAAAATAAATTAATGGGGGCAAATATATGATTTTGTATGGGGGCAAGAACTATTTTCCTTAATAACATACACTGATTATTTTTGTTTTACTGGGGCAGCTGCCCCCCATTCCACTCAACGTACATCCGCCACTGATTAGAAGTAGAGCCTGGCAAATAATAAGAGAAAACATTACAAATAATAACATGAACAAATCGAAAATCTTCCAACTCATATATAGATTCATAATAACCTGTTTTCCAACCGGTTGATAAATATATCCTCTCAGAACAAAATTCATAACCTTCCCTTGCAGCAACACTTTGACTCTTACCATATGGCTAAGAAACCCATACTTGGGAAAAGAGACCACCCATCAGACCTGCAAAAAGATCCCCGGGAAGTATGAGATGCTCCCGTGGTCCACCACCTCACAGTAGAGCATTCAAAGGTACCCTGCAGGATATTGCTTTCCCCACAACTTAAGACATCTCTGCTTCAAGTTAAATTAAAAGACATCTCTGCTTCTAAATAATTTGTGCTAAAACCATTATGGGACCTCAGAATCCAGAGCTACGAGGCTGTGGTTATATGCGGACTATGCCACCATCCACACCCTACAACAGTGGAAAGAAAAAGTAGATGTACAATTCCCATAGAGTTTTTCGTTTCATGGCTTTACATCTGCATATCATAAATTAAACTTACACTTTACAGAGTCATATGTGAAAATGACTTTTTGGTTTTTTAAAAGGCTTAACTTAAAACTTTTTTTTTTGAAAAAAAAATTAATATAATGTTAACCATATGACAAAATGACTCGGAAGATTCGACGTAACCAGAAGCGAGAAAGAAACACCTATAAAAATAACACATGGTCTGTTCCTATCGATCTGAAATACAGACCAAAAAGAACAAAAATAAATAAAAACATTTATATTAACACCACCACCAAAGAAGTTATCAACACGACAACAACATCATAAACAGAAACACTAAATCATACACACATACAAATTGAACACGAATGAGCCGCTCAACACTGACACACATATACTAAAACAAAGAAGCCAACAAACCCGGCCAAATACATTGCGAAAGCCAACAACATATGGTCAGACATATATTATTGTATAATGCTACACCTCCAAGTCAGGGCACATCACAAAACATATACTCTACTCTAAAAATCATATATACATAAACAATACAAATTCCACACACACTGCAAAACTGGATATAGATACTTAGAACAACTAAATGTATAGAACCTCGCGCGAAGCGCGGAAAAACCACTAGTATTTAAATATAGTACTCCAGTTATTGTTGTGATTAAATTTTAAATGGCCAATATAAAAGAAAAAGCAAACGCGCTCAGGTTTTCCTTTTTTTAATTTCCTCGGCGCTTCGAAATTCATTTTTTTGAGTATCTCAGAAAAGGAAATTATTTGTTCAAATAAGTCACCGACTTAACTGAACCCAAATCTATAAAAGACTCTCACATCTCTTCTCATTCGCTCCACTTTCTCTTCCACAATTTTCTTTACGTTTTGTTTTCTCCATTGTGTTTCAGTTTCAAAACCCTAAAAAGCTTTTGCAATTTCTTTTAAGAGCGATTCTTTTTCGAAACCCTAGAAAATCAACTCCGATTGAAAAGATGCAGTCAAACGAAGAATTCGTCAAATTTCTTGGAAAAGGCGCTTACGGTTACGTTAACCTAGTCCGCTACACCAATCCCGACGACGGCTCTTTCTTTCTCTCCGCAGTCAAGAACTCATACCACGAAGACTACGACACCCTCCAAAGAGAGCTACACGTTCTTCTCAAACTCAGGGGATGTCCCAGGATCGTTACATGTTTCGGTGACTCTCTTCAACAAGGTCTCAGCAATCACGGTAACAAAGTCCACAAACTGCGACTCGAGTACGCTTCCGAAGGTAGTTTAAGCGCTTTCATGGACCATTACGCCGACAGAAAGTTGCCGGAGCCGTTGATTAAAGATTTCACACGGATGATTCTCGAAGGTTTGGTCTCGATACACGACCATGGTTATGTTCACTGCGACATCAAACCAGACAACTTACTTGTCTTCCCTTCGAGACAAGATTCATACGAGCTCAAGATTTCTGACTTCGGCAACACGTTAGAGGTGGGTGAGGTTCCTAAATTCTGGGAAAGTGAGTTCCCGTGGGTTGGGACTCCCATCTACATGCCTCCTGAGTCTGTCCGTGACGGCTTCGCCAACAAAGGAATAGATTTGTGGTCGGTGGGGTGTTTGGTGCTGGAGATGTACACTGGCGTGATTCCTTGGGAAGGTGTTAATATCAATCTTCTAGCGACTCGTCTTCGTAGTGGTAAAGCTCCTGTGATCCCTGAGAGTTTGCCTTCTGATGCAAAGGCTTTTATTGAAACGTGTTTCTCAAGGAATCCTGAGGAGAGAGGAAGTGCGTGCGAGTTGTTGCTTCATCCGTTCTTGCCTCGTCCACAAGTTGAAGAAGAAGAGAAGAAGACAAGTAACTCGTTTCTGTTGAAGCTGTTCAAGTTGAGAATCAGACGAACAACTTCCAACAAGAAACCAACGGCAGATGCTGTTCTTGTTTCAGGTAAGAAGCCTCTGAAGTTGAGGTTTTTCCCGACAAAGACCACACAGTTTAAGAGAACTCTGAACAAAGTCTTGAGGTTGAAGAAATCGACGGACTTCAATTTAGTGTCTGTTCATTAAGTTTTAGTCTGTAGTTGTCTGATGATTAACTTTAGTCTGTAGCTTTCTGTTGATTAAGGTTTCGTAAGTAGTTTCTAAACCTTAATTAGTATTCTCTTGATTAGTTTGTAGATCAAGTTTCCATGTACCTTTAGTCTCATGTTAACAAAGTAGTAGTTCTTTTCTCAGCAAAATCTCAATCTTTTTTACTGTGGTTAGCACTCCAAAAACCATCTTCTTTAACTCTAAGAATCCTAATACGCCTGAAAAGAGGACGTTAAATCTGAACAAGCTTTACAACCTAACAACACAGTTCCCTTATTCAAAAAATTATCTACTATATGGGTTGCTCTGTTGATATAGAGCCGTGGACGGTGAAGCAAGCTATTTTTATCAAATGTTATTCAAACTGGTTTTTAAAAATGGAAATAGATTTTGTTGCTCCATCTATATATTTTATATGTCTTGGATGTCTTAGGCTATCACAAGAGTTACTGAGGCTACCAGAAGACCACAGATTCAACAAAGATTAGTACTTAGAGCTCCATTATGACAAGTGAATCACTTGAGAATCATTGCCATTGATTCTGAACAGCTACAGATGTAACTAGCGTTCCACAAGCTGTATTAATGTTAAGCCTGAGGCATTATCATTACAGCTTTAAAGAGAACACATAGCTACTAAACTCCCATTAAAACAAAAGCATTACTAAACTAGTCAACACAAAAGCTTTCTATGTCTCGTCTCGCAACATAATTAAAAGACATGGGAAGAGACTTTGAAATTGTTATCTAGCCAACCAATCATCACTCCTCGAATCAAAAGCTATGTGACAAAGAGAGATGTTTCATCAGAAATAAATAACAAAGCAGAAGAGTGCATCAGACTATACACTTATTTGATTTTGTGTGAAATCTTACCATCTGGCTTTATTCTCAATTCTGGAATTCGGTTTGGATGGTTCTGTTGAACTCTGGTTGCAAAATAAAACTCATCCAAGATGAGAGTTTAGATGCGTAAAGTGCATCTTGAATTACAAAGGTCTAGACTATTTTACTTATTTTTAATACAATTTTACCCTTTTTTTTTTGCAAAACAACAACTTTAACAAAAAAAAACAAAAATCTGACACCTAAGAATATCGATTTTTTTCTCTAGAAATCACAAAATTACATGGTCAACCAAATTAGCAAACAACATTTCTCCACCAAAATCTTAATTTACTTTTTTCTCACTGTAAAATAATATTATTTTTACCAAAATCACATTTTCAAAACAAGATTTTCCAACAAAATCACAAAATCTTATTTTGAACCAAAATTTCAACCATCAAAACCGTAAAATTGAGTTGTTCCGCCAAAACCGCAAAAATCAAGTTTTATTATCAAACTGTAAAATCATATTTTATTTAATTAATTATTAAAAATATTAAATATTTAAATTGAATATTTAAATTGAAATAGAAAATATAATAGTTTTTGTTACATTTCTGATTATTATATAGACGGTAGCTTATGTGGATTAACGTTTGGTATCGCTGTTTAGGCTGTTGTTTTTATTAACTTTTTTATTAACTTTGGTATTTGATCAGTATATAGACAATAGTTTCTGCTGATTAACTTTGAGTATCTTTGTTTAGAATGTTAAAAGTATAGTACCTAGACTGTTGTTTCCGTTGATTGACTTTTAGTATATATGTTTAGTTTGTAGATCATATAGACACGCATCTCATGTCTTGTTACAACATTAACGTTTATTATATCTGTTTAGTAGGTTGATTCTGTTCATTAACTGTTAGTATATTTGTTTAGTGTGCAGTTTTTGTTCATTAATGTTAGTATATTAGTTTAATGTGTAGTTTTTGTTCATTTCTTGTTAGTATCTTTGTTAAGTATATAGATTCTGTTCATTACCTGTTAGTATCACTTCTGTTCATTAACGTTTAGTATGTAGTTTTTGTTCATCAATGCCTAGTATCTCTGTTTAGTATATATCTCATGTCTCAAATATGTATGTTACGACATTATAACTATTAATAAAGTTGTTCTTTTCAATCTGAATTGCTCAGTAAACAGAGTTCTCTTCTCTGCAATCTCCATTCTCAATCTTTTTTTATTGTTCTTAGCAATCGAAAAACATTTTTAACTTCGGGAATCCTAATATACTTGAAAGGAACGTTTGAAGAATGCTCATTAGCTTTTCATTTTCAACTAAACAAACAAAGTTATGAACAAGCTTTACAACCTAACAACACAGCTTCTTTGTTCAAAAGCTATCTACTCTGCTTTGCTCTGACAATATGTGTTTTTCATATGCAGATATAAGCCATGGACCTTTGAGCAACACTTTGTTATTCATCAAATGTTATTCAAACTGTTTCCAGATATTGAGCATAAAGGTGGCACTAGAGTCTGTTGCTACTGAAAGCGTATAGGGAATGCCTTAGGCTGACACAAGAGTTCCGGATACTACCAAAAAACACAGTTCCAACAAAGATAAACTAGAGCTTCTTTGACTACTCCACTATACCTCAAATGTTGTGAATCATAACAAGCATCATTGACTTGATTCTTAAGAGCTACAAGTGTAAGTAACTAACGTTCCACAAGCTGCTTCAAACAGGTCCTTTTAGTATTTGTGTCATCAAAAATTAATCTCTTTGGTGTCATCATGTGTCTTGCATATTGGCAGCCCTCAGAGCTAAGTGCGGACGCTCTGATGCTGCGGCATCTGCTCTTTGACTTGTGACCATTCATTGTTAAGGAGAACTCTTTGTGTGATTGATTTATTGTAGGTATCACAATTTCACTCTGATCTTTCACACAATAAAAAGAAGCAATATAAAATGTTCTTAGTCTTGTTTCTCAGACTGACCCAGGAGTGCCAGGTGGTGATGCTGGTATTGGTTCTCTAATGCTTACAACCTGTATCAGTTACCTATCTCATTCACAAGTAAAAGTAACCATTTCTGTCAAGATCTTGTTTAATACCATTGGCATTTGTCAATGTAAGTCTAGTAGATTGTCTTTTTAAGTTATCTTTTGTTTTTGTGTGAAACATGAAATGAAGATATATATGGGCACTACAAAATGGAACAACATTGGTGGTCGGAGGAAGAACTAACAGAGCCAAGAACGAGCTCCCTGATGACATGAATAGTTTGCTGATCAAGTTTCCGAGCTAATCAAGACTTCAGTTGACTAGTCTTAAGACAGACCAGTAAAGCTGTATAGAAAGGTATATAATTTTCAAGGAACACACTTGAGACTTGAGAGCGCATTCTACTCATGGGAATAGAGAGATAGAAGCTATTGAAACTTGAAACTTTAGAATTGATTTGCTTGTAAATTTTGTTGTCTGATTCTACACAGTAAAGTTAGTATATAGTGGGTGGTTCGGGTGGATACTATATTGTTATTCCTTTTGTTGGTAAGACTGTTTTGTTCGTCAAGTTATATATGATCTCACCGTTACTGAAAACTAATGATAAACTTCATCTTCAAGATCAAATGCATAATCAGTAGTGGATTGCGTCTAATGATTTTGCTTATATAGAGAAGTCATTGTGATAAGTGCCAATACTGAGCTGGATGGGGATCGATGACGTGGCTTTGACCGTTGGAAGTCGGTTAGAGTGCGTTGGATTCTGTTACAAGTTGTTGAGTCAGTTAGTGTATGAGCCTAGTATAAATGGTGTGAGAGAGTGTTTATTACTCTGGGGGACTTGTTTTGGGAAACTAGTTAGGCTCTTGAGTGTTTACTCTTGAGATTTGGGCTCATCACGGTTCACCACCGTGTTGAGATTGTTCCTGGTTACGTTTCATCAATAATACGATAGTAAGGCTCTATCATATGGTGCGGTGAGCCGTTCGATCGCTGCGACGGTGACGGTGAGCTCGGATCGTTAAACGCAACGGTGACGGTGAGCTCAATCAGACGCAACGGTGAAGACGGATCGTAACAATGAGTTCTGAGAAGTTTCCGATCTTCACTGGCGTTGCCGATGAATTGCGGCCATGGATTTCATCAATGGAGGTTGGAATGATCAAATACGACAGTGAGATGTTCGGAGCTTTGCGAAGAACATCAATGGAGGTTTCAAGAGACGTTTCAACAGAGCTGACACAGTCCCGAGCATCTACTATGGGATTCATAGAGATTCCTGTGTTTTATGGTGATGATTTGAGACCATGGATTGATTGGATGGAGAATCGATTTGCCTCGGAAGACTTCACGGATGATCAGAAGATGGTGTTGGCTTACTCTGTCATCAGAGGAGAGGCTGGGTCTGGTACAACAATCGAGTATGGCAGCGTCCTTTTCAAAATTGGAAAGACCTCAAGGATGCGATGTTGCTGCGGTATGGAAACCATGACGATCCATAGAGAATTGTTTTTTGCTTGGAGTTGGAAAGAAAGTGGCAAGAAACAGAGAGGATGACGCCATCATCATCGTTCTTGGTAACTGATTCGGTTCCAGAGGCTGAAGCGACTAACATAGACGAAACAGATTCTTGTTGGGTGACTGATTGTGATCATGACGACGATGATAATGATCATGATGATTCTTTTTTGGCGCAAGAAGCTCTACACTATGAAGAAACGATTCTGGAAACATTGCTAATTGAAAGATCAGAGTTCATACTGAAAGTAGAATCGAAGCCAGAGGACAGAGGAAGATATTACACCATGGCAATTGATTGTTTTCACCAACAGAGAACAACTCTCAATCATCAGGTACATGTTTCTAACTGGGAACCAAGGCTTCAGTTCACGAGTTATTGGATGTGCGTGAGGATTACCATTATGGTTTTGGGTTTTATGACTTGTTTGAAAGAGCTCTGTTGTATCAAAAGCCATCACATGTCATTGTGAGGCACCTTGCATACCAGTTGTTCGATAAAATGCTTTTCGGAGTTGGAAGAGAGAGTCAATATATTCAACTGCTCAAACTCTCCAAATCATGGCACTTCAAATATAAAAGCAAAGCCACATGAGGTGTTAATCTTTGGTATAACGGTGTTGGTGATTCAACGGATGCTGAAGTAGAGCAATTGATTCCTGAGATTTTGGAGCAGCAAGTGTATCTCTTTCATGCAGAAAAGAGACTGAAGAGATGGTTTGTTATTTGTATGCGGTGTTTAATGGTGTTGCTGCAGTCATTTGGAATTGATGTTGTAGAAGCATGGAACAAGAGACAATATTATGTCAGGAATTAAATGAGTTTAAAAGGAGATTTTCTCGATTGGTACAATTTTGAAATGGAACGAAGACCATTTTCAGATTGGTTTGAGTTCAAGAGGAGATTATGTGCTCGCTTTGGCAGAGTCAAGAGTACAGCTTATGAAGTTGGCCACTGGTGATGATTTCCTGCATGCATCCTTTTCTATATGGCATAGATGGAAACGCAGGGTCAGCGCCAATGTTGATTTCTCCATAGCTAACAGTTTGCAGCATTTGTGATGTGCCGCATTCCACGGATCATTACATGGAACCAGCTCAGCATGGAGTTCAGGACGTTCTGAACATTTCAACCGAGGTTCATGTTTTTCACCGTACCAGACTTGACTTGGATCATGCCAGACTTGAGAAAGATCATTCCAGGCTTGA
Proteins encoded:
- the LOC106308410 gene encoding mitogen-activated protein kinase kinase kinase 1-like translates to MQSNEEFVKFLGKGAYGYVNLVRYTNPDDGSFFLSAVKNSYHEDYDTLQRELHVLLKLRGCPRIVTCFGDSLQQGLSNHGNKVHKLRLEYASEGSLSAFMDHYADRKLPEPLIKDFTRMILEGLVSIHDHGYVHCDIKPDNLLVFPSRQDSYELKISDFGNTLEVGEVPKFWESEFPWVGTPIYMPPESVRDGFANKGIDLWSVGCLVLEMYTGVIPWEGVNINLLATRLRSGKAPVIPESLPSDAKAFIETCFSRNPEERGSACELLLHPFLPRPQVEEEEKKTSNSFLLKLFKLRIRRTTSNKKPTADAVLVSGKKPLKLRFFPTKTTQFKRTLNKVLRLKKSTDFNLVSVH